One Caretta caretta isolate rCarCar2 chromosome 6, rCarCar1.hap1, whole genome shotgun sequence genomic region harbors:
- the LOC142072454 gene encoding integrin alpha-D-like translates to MDPLALLLYLCTVLAPSHGFSVDVEGPITFQEAAEGFGQSVVQFGNASAGGLIVGGMLQTGNVNETGKVYKCNPGSGRCQEIPIQRSPDAMNMSLSLSLAVQGSQFLVCPVVHRACGENMYVSHCCFPLQQSFWQLQRILDTQPECPRHVTDIALLVDSSGSIVPEDFGKMKTFLAEIMKRFRSIDTQFALMQYSNKFQLHFDFMEYRRSHDPDHLVWRIERLHGTTYTATAIRKVVQELFTSGKGARDKATKVLIVITDGQKYNDPLSYSDAIPEAERAGIIRYAIGVGEAFSSDTAQQELQEIASQPTNEHVFLVDNFDVLQGIQNQLQEKIFTCKGYSSQVITASGQSTYMVGIPHCQRTGKVILFSQDTRGGEWTPRSELLGEQIGSYFGCTLCTVDLNRDGNTDLVLIGAPMYHTPLNGGRVYICPIDLLGTTMFCNKTLHGQMGEVSGRFGASMSEIGDISGDGHTDVAIGAPMENDNHGALYIFHGEKGGLSPQYRQRIEGSRFPSRLHYFGQAVSGGTDLTGDGLPDIAVGAQGQVLLLRSRPVLRVGVSISFQPPTIPTSAFDCQGQEQLNTEASKAEVCFTITKSTMDSLGDRISSTIQYSLALDPGRTNIRVTFDFTSPVLSRELQLGIETRCETYRITFPLCPEDTLTPITLHLNYTLTGDPITAASRLRPILSEDSALVSAGLLLFQKDCGTDGRCDDQLGVSFNFSGLSTLVVGISPELNITVSIENRGENSYSTTVRFFYPAALSYRRVLLLQSNRRPLAIKCSLAEGSEEQSQRNSTCHINLPIFWSGAEAIFVATFAVSSEADLGDRLQITATASSDNGGPITERMIHRAELPVKYGIFIILTSLEESTKYVNFSVEDAGTSMPVTHGYEVKNLRQRSVPISVTFQFPVELSGVRVWDASEVVPSKPELAQCTSEAEMPGSKDFVKQMSERPLLDCSVATCKKIRCRIASLEMRQPLEFMIKGNVSFQWVSQTQQQKVSLVSEAQIEYEEKKYTQKEGFVQRQVQTLVERSEVYNYLPIIVGSSVGGLILLALITAALYKPCSRRRWQPGVVSRKECASLNLHLISKSSSRRRETKEAQRCEEEPAST, encoded by the exons TGCTGGCCCCGAGCCATGGATTCAGCGTGGACGTGGAGGGACCCATCACCTTCCAGGAggcagctgaggggtttgggcaGAGCGTGGTGCAGTTCGGGAATGCCAGTGCCGGGGG GCTGATTGTTGGGGGCATGCTGCAGACAGGAAACGTGAACGAAACCGGCAAAGTCTACAAGTGCAACCCTGGATCCGGACGCTGCCAGGAGATCCCCATCCAGA GGTCCCCGGATGCCATGAACATGTCCCTCAGTTTGTCTCTGGCTGTCCAAGGCTCCCAGTTCCTGGT GTGCCCCGTGGTGCACCGGGCCTGTGGGGAGAACATGTACGTCAGTCACTGCTGCTTCCCTCTGCAGCAGAGCTTCTGGCAACTCCAGCGCATCCTGGACACGCAGCCAG AGTGCCCCAGACATGTCACAGACATAGCGCTCCTTGTCGACAGTTCGGGAAGCATCGTACCTGAGGACTTTGGAAAAATGAAGACTTTTCTTGCTGAAATCATGAAGCGTTTCCGCAGCATCGACACGCAG TTCGCCCTCATGCAGTACTCCAATAAATTTCAATTGCACTTCGACTTCATGGAGTACAGGAGAAGTCATGACCCCGATCACCTAGTCTGGAGGATTGAGCGGCTTCATGGAACGACGTACACGGCCACAGCCATCCGGAAAGTCGT GCAGGAGCTGTTCACCTCTGGGAAAGGCGCTCGGGATAAGGCCACCAAGGTTCTCATTGTGATCACAGATGGGCAGAAATACAACGACCCGCTTTCTTATTCAGATGCCATCCccgaggctgagagagctggaaTCATCCGCTACGCCATCGGG GTCGGTGAGGCCTTCTCCAGTGATACTGCCCAACAGGAGCTCCAGGAGATCGCCTCTCAGCCCACCAATGAGCATGTCTTCCTGGTAGACAATTTCGATGTCCTCCAGGGCATCCAGAACCAGCTGCAGGAGAAGATCTTCACCTGCAAAG GTTATTCATCTCAGGTCATCACAGCCAGTGGGCAGAGCACCTACATGGTCGGGATCCCTCACTGCCAACGCACTGGCAAAGTCATCCTGTTCAGCCAAGATaccaggggtggggaatggacaCCCAGATCAGAGCTGTTGGGAGAGCAG ATTGGCTCATATTTCGGGTGTACACTGTGCACTGTGGACCTCAACAGAGATGGGAACACGGACCTGGTTCTAATTGGAGCCCCCATGTACCATACACCCCTGAATGGAGGACGGGTCTATATCTGCCCGATCGACTTGCTG GGGACGACGATGTTCTGCAACAAGACACTACATGGGCAGATGGGGGAAGTGTCTGGGCGCTTCGGGGCCAGCATGTCTGAAATCGGGGACATCAGCGGGGACGGACACACAGATGTGGCCATTGGGGCTCCCATGGAGAATGACAATCATGGGGCCTTGTACATCTTCCATGGGGAAAAGGGAGGTCTCAGTCCCCAGTACAGACAG CGCATCGAGGGGTCACGGTTTCCCAGCAGGCTGCACTACTTTGGCCAGGCCGTCAGTGGTGGGACAGATCTGACGGGGGATGGACTGCCGGACATCGCAGTGGGGGCACAAGGGCAGGTCCTGCTGCTGAG GTCCCGGCCGGTGCTCAGAGTCGGGGTCTCCATCAGCTTCCAGCCCCCCACGATCCCAACCTCGGCCTTCGACTGCCAGGGGCAGGAGCAGCTCAACACAGAGGCCAGCAAGGCAGAGGTCTGCTTTACCATCACTAAGAGCACCATGGACAGCCTAG GTGACAGGATCTCCAGCACCATCCAGTACAGCCTGGCCCTGGACCCCGGGAGGACTAATATCCGAGTCACCTTCGACTTCACCAGCCCTgtcctgagcagggagctgcagctCGGCATCGAGACGAGATGTGAGACGTACCGGATAACATTTCCT ctctgcccagaggACACCCTGACCCCCATCACCCTGCATCTCAACTACACCCTGACGGGGGATCCCATCACTGCTGCCAGCCGCCTCAGACCCATCCTGAGTGAGGACTCTGCACTGGTGTCTGCAGGCTTG ctcctgttTCAGAAAGACTGCGGCACGGATGGCCGCTGCGATGACCAGTTAGGAGTCTCCTTCAATTTCTCTGG CTTGAGCACCCTGGTGGTGGGCATTAGCCCTGAACTCAACATCACCGTCTCCATCGAGAACCGCGGGGAGAATTCCTACAGCACCACGGTGCGGTTCTTCTACCCGGCCGCGCTGTCCTACCGCCGGGTCCTGCTGCTCCAG TCTAACAGGAGGCCCCTGGCCATTAAGTGCAGCTTGGCGGAGGGCTCAGAGGAACAATCTCAAAGGAACAGCACCTGCCACATCAACCTCCCCATCTTCTGGAGCGGGGCCGAG GCCATCTTTGTTGCCACTTTCGCTGTCTCCTCTGAGGCTGACCTGGGGGACAGGCTGCAGATCACGGCCACTGCCAGCAG tgacAATGGTGGCCCCATCACCGAGCGCATGATTCACCGGGCGGAGCTGCCGGTCAAGTACGGCATCTTCATCATCCTCACCAG CCTCGAGGAGTCGACCAAGTACGTCAACTTCTCTGTCGAGGACGCAGGGACAAGTATGCCAGTGACACATGGGTACGAG GTCAAGAACCTGCGGCAGCGAAGCGTCCCCATCTCGGTCACGTTCCAGTTCCCCGTGGAGCTGAGCGGGGTCCGGGTGTGGGACGCCTCTGAGGTCGTCCCCTCCAAG cccgaGCTGGCTCAGTGCACCAGTGAGGCTGAAATGCCGGGTTCGAAGGACTTTGTGAAGCAGATGAgcgagcgccccctgctg GACTGCTCCGTGGCCACCTGTAAGAAGATCCGGTGCAGAATCGCCTCCCTGGAAATGCGGCAACCGCTGGAGTTTATGATCAAAGGGAACGTCAGCTTCCAGTGGGTCTCCCAG ACTCAGCAGCAGAAAGTGAGTCTGGTGAGCGAGGCCCAGATTGAATACGAGGAGAAGAAATACACCCAGAAGGAGGGATTCGTCCAGCGCCAG gtGCAGACGTTGGTGGAGCGCTCCGAGGTCTATAACTACCTGCCCATCATCGTGGGCAGCAGCGtggggggcctgatcctgctggcTCTCATCACCGCAGCCCTCTAcaag CCTTGCTCACGCAGAAGATGGCAACCAGGTGTGGTCTCGAGAAAGGAATGTGCCTCCCTGAATTTGCATTTAATCAGTAAATCGTCTTCAagaagaagggaaacaaaggaagctcaaaggTGTGAGGAAGAGCCAGCTTCCACATAA